The genomic interval CTTTGCTTTAGCAACAATTTCTCTAAGGTTTCTTTCAGCCAAATCTAAATCAAATTCAGCACCCAACTGACTGATTTTAATTGATAGATGTGCTTTAACATCGTTATCATGCATGGCTTGTAAGACTTTAAGGATAATGTTTTTTTCAATTAAACTCTCTTCTTCAGTACCAACAAATTCACCAAGACAGTCAACTGTCACTGTAATCCCCTTATCGTTTAATTCACGGATTGTTTTAATAAGATCATCTAATGAATTGCCAACTACAACTTTGCTTGCCCCGAGCACTGGCCCATATTTCTTAGCTGAATTGTTTAAAAATGTATTATTAGATAATCCGATAAAAAAATCTTTGACAAGTGACATAGTAATTCCTCCCATACAACTATATTGAAATTAGTGTATCATGTTTCAATAATGTATGAAAACGTTAACAATATATAAAAGTACACTATATATTAAAATATTACAAAATCAGTAAACAATGTTAAAATAATTTTTCATCAAATGATTTAAATAATACTCGATTTTAAAGAAAGGTACTGTGCTCAAAATAGATTTTAAGGACTTCCTTTTGATACAATAGATTTAAATATTATTAGTAGAAGGGTAGTCGTTGATATGTGGAAGTGGGAAACAGAAAGTGAAGCAAAAGGAGTTATTGTTATTGCTCATAATTTATTAGAACATACTGGAAGATATGCATATGTCATTACTTCATTAAGAAGGAATGGATATCATGTTATTATGGGTGACTTGCCAGGTCAAAGTCAGACATCACGTTCTAATAAAGGTCAAATTGACAACTTTGAAGTCTATCACGAACATATCCTAGAGTGGTTAAGAATAGCAAGTGAATATAAGTTGCCCACATTTTTAATGGGTGTAGGATTAGGCGGTTTAATTACATTAAACTTACTTGAAAGAACAGAATTACCGATTGAAGGTATTATACTCTTATCTCCACTTGTAGCTTTTCAAAAAAATAATAAAACACGAAAGAACATGCTGACATCAAATGTGGGTGCGGGTGTTAAAGATATGCGTTTTAATTTAGGTATTGAGCCTGAGCATTTAACGCGAAATGAAGAGGTAATAGAAGAAACAAAACAAGATGGATTGATGTTGAAAAAAGTTTCTTATCATTGGTATAAAGAAGTAGTAAATGTAATGAAAAAGACAATGGAGCATTTGGAAGATATCCAAAGTATTCCGATGTGTTTAATGTTTGGTAAAGATGACAAGGTATTAGAAACTGAAGCCATTTTAGAAATTAAAAATCGGGTCAAATCTGATGAGCTTTATTTTAAAGCTTGGGATGGTTTATATCATGAGATTCATAACGAACCAGAGCGTCCTTTAGTAATGCGTTATATTTTAAGTTATTTAAATAATAAAGTGAATGCGCTTGGATTTATACCTAATGATGTTGATGATCAAATTGAAATATAAAGCAGTGTAACCAGCAACTTTTCCACAATTGTTGCTGGTTTTTTTAATAGCTTTTCCTAAAATAAAAATTTTTAAAATATTATCGTTAGAATGAAGAAAAATGATTGCTTTTCACAACGATAACTGGTATCTTTATTATGTGAAATAAATCACATAAGGAAAGTGATTTTTGAAAAAGGAAGGGTAAGTAATATGAAAAATATAAAAGCAAATAAAGTAGTATTAGTGGGCGATGGCGCTGTTGGTTCAAGTTATGCTTTTGCTATGGTAGCACAAGGTGTAGCAGATGAATTCTTCATTGTTGATATTGCTGAAGAAAAAGTTAAAGGTGACGTTCTCGATTTGAATCACGGCATGCCTTATGGAGAATCACCGTCAATTGTTAAAGCAGGATCATATGCAGATTGCTCTGATGCAGATTTAGTTGTAATTACAGCTGGTGCGCCCCAAAAACCAGGTGAAACGCGATTTGATTTAGTTGAAAAAAATACTAAGATTTTCAAATCAATTGTGGGTCAAATTATGGACAGCGGTTTTGATGGTATTTTCTTGATTGCTGCAAACCCAGTAGATGTATTAACTTATGTCACTAAAAAAGTTTCAGGTTTACCTAAAGAGCGTGTTATAGGTTCAGGTACTATTTTAGATACAGCACGTTTCAAATACGAATTAGGTGCAGAATTCGGCGTTGCACCTGAAAGTGTAAATGCAAGTATTATTGGTGAACATGGTGATTCTGAGTTAGCAGTATGGTCTCAAGCGAGTATTGCTGGACAAAATTTACACGATATTTTAAAAAGTAACCCAGAAAAAGAAAAACGTATCGAAGAAATATTCTTAAATACGCGTGATGCAGCATATGATATTATCCAAGCTAAAGGCGCAACATATTATGGTATTGCTATGGGATTACTTCATATTACTAAAGCAATTTTACGCAACCAAAACCTTGTATTGACTGTATCTAGTTATTTAGAAGGTGAGTATGGCAACGAAGATGTTTATATTGGTGTTCCAACACTTGTAAACCGTGCAGGTGCAGTTAAAATTTATGAAACACCATTAAATGACAAAGAAACTGAAGAATTTAACCATTCAGTTGAAGTTTTAAAAGATATTACAAAAAGTGTAGATAAATTATTTCAATAATTTTAAATAAGCAAAACGTCCGCAGAACTTTTTAATTTCTGCGGACGTTTTGCTTTATTGATTTTTATCTTTTTTCGATGGCACAAATATAAGGCGGGTTATTACGTTGGTTAATAAAACCATACTGTAATATATGTGCTTTTTGTTGATCGAAATTTTTAAGGTACTGATATACTGTCTCACTCTCTATTTTTCCTTCAGGATGTCCTGGATAGATAACGAGGACAATAATTCCTTCAGATGATAACATTTCAAAAATATCCTCTATTGCTTTGATAGTAGTATCAGCTTCTGTGACAATGTGTTTATCACCTTTTGGTAAATAGCCTAAATTAAATACAGCCGCATCGACAGGATAGTCAGATGATTCGATGTATTGCATTACATTTTCATGACCATCATGTATTAAAATAGTGTTGTTAAAGTTTTCGACTTTTAATTGCGCAGCTTTAATAGCTTCTTCTTGAATATCGAAGCCATAAACTTTTCCATTTGGAACGTGCTGAGCCAAAAATAATGTATCGTGTCCATTACCGCACGTCGCGTCTATAACTGTACTATTCTCATTAATATGCGATAAGATAAGTGACTTAGCAAATGGTAAAATACGTTCTACTTTCATTTGATTATTTTACTTCCTGTTTTTTCTTGAAATGCTGGCCTTGAGCAGAGTGACGTCTTGCGAGTTCAGCATCAATTGCATTGAGAACTTCCCATTTATTAACACTCCACATAGGTCCTACCATTAAATCAATAGGTCCATCACCAGTAATACGATGGATAATCATTTCAGGTGGTATTACTTCTAATTGATCGCAAACAAGACTGACATATTCCTCTTGCGTCATAAATTCAAGCATACCCTTTTCATATTGTTTGACCATTGGTGTCCCTTTTAATAAATGAAGTAAATGGATTTTTAAACCTTGTACATCCATTTGTGCAACTGTTTTTGCTGTTTCCATCATCATATCGTAATCTTCCCCAGGCAAACCATTGATGATATGAGAGCATACATTGATATTATGTTTTCTCAATTTTGCAACTCCATCATAATACGTTTGCATATCATGAGCGCGATTAATTAAATCAGAAGTTTCTTGGTGGACAGTTTGTAAACCAAGTTCCACCCATAAATAAGTACGTTTGTTCAAATCAGCTAGATATTCAACCACGTCATCGGGCAGACAGTCAGGTCGTGTACCTATTGATAAACCGACAACACCAGGTTCTTTTAATACAGGTTCAAATTTTTCTTTTAATACTTCGACTGGAGCATGTGTATTTGTGAAAGCTTGGAAATAAGCGATATATTGTCCGTCATGCCATTTTTCATGCATTTTTTCTTTGATTTCTTTAAATTGTACATCAATCGGATCTGCACGGTTGCCGGCGAAATCACCGCTTCCTGCTGCAGAACAAAAAGTACAACCTCCGTGTGCAACTGTACCATCGCGGTTCGGGCAGTCGAAACCGCCATCTAATGCAACTTTAAAAATTTTACGACCAAATTTATTTTTTAAATGGTAATTCCATGTATGGTAACGTTTATCTTCAAATGCATACGTAAAATATTGACCCATATGACATTTTCCTTTCTATAAATTAATCCATTGTAAGATTTTACCATAATTTAAGTACTTATGTTTGATGGGATTATGATAAAAGGGTTTAATTACTCATGCAAGTGTAGTATTATTTACTAGTTGCAAAAAATCACATTTAACTTAATTGCTTTAATTTGAAATTTTCGGTGCGTTTAACTTTAGCGTATACGGAAATTTCTTTGATTTTTTAATGAAAAATTTGTCACGTATTTTCTATAAACAGACAGAAAGCGGGTGTTGCAAAATGAACATGCCTAAAGAAGTATGGTGGCTTGTAATAGGTATGGCAATTAATATCACAGGTGCAAGCTTTTTATGGCCTTTAAATACAATTTATATGAGCCAAGAATTAGATAAAAGTTTAACCACAGCTGGTGTGGTTTTAATGGTAAATTCACTAGGAATGGTAGTTGGCAACTTATTAGGAGGAACACTATTTGACAAATTAGGTGGATTTAGAACTATTATGTTAGGAACCGTCGTTTGTTTATGTGCCACAACATTACTTAATTTCTTTCATGGGTGGCCATGGTATGCAGTATGGTTAGTAATGCTTGGATTTGGCGGCGGTATTATTATTCCAGCAATTTATGCAATGGCAGGTGTAGTTTGGCCGAACGGTGGACGCCAAACATTTAATGCGATTTATTTAGCTCAAAATATAGGAGTAGCATTTGGTGCAGCAATGGGCGGGTTTGTAGCAGAACTCAGTTTTAATTATATCTTTATTGCGAATTTATTGATGTACGTGTCTTTCTTTTTCGTAGCAGTGACACAATTCAATATCAAATATAAAGGTAAAGTCAAAATACCAGATACTAATGAATGGGCTGCTAAAAAGTATCGCAAACGTTTTATAGCACTGCTTTTACTTTGTGTAATGTTTGCTATTTGCTGGATAGCATATATTCAATGGGAAAGTACAATAGCTTCATTTACACAAGAATTAAATATTTCGATGGGCCAATACAGTTTGCTTTGGACTGTAAATGGTATCATGATTTTGGTAGCACAACCTTTAATTTATCCAGTTATACGACTTTTAAAGGGCAATTTGAAAATGCAGATGCTTGTAGGTATTTTTGTATTTATCTTATCTTTCTTTATTACAAGTTTTGCAGAGCAATTTTCAATATTTATGATCGGTATGATTATTCTTACCCTAGGTGAGATGTTTGTTTGGCCAGCTGTGCCGACGATAGCAAATCAACTAGCACCGGAAGGTCGTCAAGGTTCATACCAAGGTATTGTTAACTCTGCTTCGACAGTTGGTAAAGCTTTTGGGCCTTTAATTGGCGGTGTGTTGGTAGATACATTTAATATGCAAGTAATGTTTTTATCTATGATAGGATTATTAGCGATTTCAATATTCTTCCTAATGATTTACGATAAAAATTTAGATAAAACAGAACTAAATAACTAAATAGAAAAAATGAAACGTGCATTTCCTTTTTGAGGATGTGCACGTTTTTATTTTATTAAAAAGACTGCAGTGATATTCAAAAGAAAAAAGCCATATAAGGATAATTAAATTAATCGTATAAATAAAGAACTGTTTCAAAGTATATCTGCCTTTGTATTTAATCATTAAAAATCACTTTTTAAATTAAGTGCATTGTCACAAACAATAACGTTAAGAGCTTGCATTTAAAGAGAGAATAAAATATAGTAATAGATGTATATGGAGTAGTAGTTTAAAAACTCATAAAGAGAGCTGGTGGTCGGTGCGAACTAGCTGAGGCATTTAAATGAACTTACCAACGAATAAATTTATGAATAATACAGCTCGAGCTATTATGGATGAGGTGCGTAGAAATACGAATGAAGGTGGTACCGCGGCAAATGTCGTCCTTCATAAGACAAAATCATAATAGTTTGAGTTGTATTTTTTATTGATTAGGAGGAAGCAAAGTGAGTTTTAATCATCAAGAAATTGAAAAGAAATGGCAAGATTATTGGGCAGATTACAAAACGTTTAAAACAAATGATAATCTAGGTCAAAAGAAATTTTATGCTTTAGACATGTTCCCATATCCTTCAGGTGCTGGCTTGCATGTAGGGCATCCAGAAGGATATACAGCTACAGATATTATTTCTCGTTATAAGCGTATGCAAGGATATAATGTTTTGCATCCGATGGGGTGGGATGCGTTTGGTTTGCCAGCAGAGCAATATGCATTGAATACTGGAAATAATCCTCGTGAATTTACAAACCAAAACATTCAAACGTTTAAACGTCAAATTCAAGAATTAGGTTTCAGTTACGATTGGGATCGTGAAGTAAATACTACAGATCCGGATTATTATAAATGGACACAATGGATTTTTATCCAATTATATAATAAAGGATTGGCTTATGTTGATGAAGTAGCAGTTAACTGGTGTCCAGAATTAAAAGCAGTTCTATCAAATGAAGAAGTCGTTGATGGCGTTTCAGAACGTGGCGGATATCCTGTATACCGCAGACCAATGCGCCAATGGGTTCTAAAAATTACTGAGTATGCTGATCGTTTACTCGAAGATTTAGATGATTTAGATTGGCCTGAATCTATCAAAGATATGCAACGTAACTGGATTGGACGATCAGAAGGGGCAAAGGTTGCTTTTGAAATTGAAGGACGTCCTGAAAAGATCGAAGTATTTACTACAAGACCAGATACAATTTATGGTGCATCATTTGCAGTGTTGAGTCCTGAACATGAACTTGTAAATGAAATCACAACACCAGAACATCAAGAAGAAGTCAAAGCTTATCAAAAAGAAGCTTCAATGAAATCAGATTTAGAAAGAACAGATTTAGCAAAAGATAAATCTGGTGTATTCACAGGTGCTTATGCAATTAATCCTTTATCTGGCGAAAAATTACCGATTTGGATTGCTGATTATGTATTGTCTTCATATGGTACGGGTGCTGTAATGGCAGTACCTGCTCATGACGAACGTGATTATGAATTTGCTCAAAAATTTGATTTGCCGATTAAAGAAGTTATTGAAGGCGGAGATGTTTCAAAAGAAGCATATACAGGAGACGGTCCTCATATTAATTCAGGTGATTTAGACGGATTAAATAATGAAGAAGCAATTTCACGCGCAATTCAGTTACTTGAAGAAAAAGGTGCCGGCGAGAAAAAAGTGAATTATAAATTACGTGACTGGTTATTCAGTCGTCAACGTTATTGGGGTGAACCAATTCCTATTATTCACTGGGAAGATGGAACAATGACAACTGTTCCTACAGATGAATTGCCTTTATTGCTCCCTGAGACAGATTCAATTGAACCATCTGGAACAGGTGAATCTCCTTTGGCGAATATCGATGAATTTGTGAATGTGGTTGATCCTGAAACAGGTATGAAAGGCCGTCGCGAAACAAATACAATGCCGCAATGGGCTGGAAGTTGCTGGTACTACTTGCGTTATATCGATCCGCATAATGAAGAAATGTTAGCAGACCCTGAAAAATTAAAACATTGGTTGCCAGTTGATTTATATATCGGCGGTGTGGAACACGCTGTTCTTCACTTGTTATATGCAAGATTTTGGCATAAAGTGCTTTATGATATGGGTGTCGTACCTACAAAAGAACCATTCCAAAAATTATTCAACCAAGGTATGATTTTGGGTGAAGGTAATGAAAAAATGAGTAAATCTCGCGGTAATGTCGTTAACCCTGATGATATTGTACGTTCACATGGTGCAGATACTTTAAGATTATATGAAATGTTCATGGGACCGCTTGATGCAGCAATTGCTTGGAGTGAAAAAGGTTTAGATGGTTCTCGTCGTTTCTTAGACCGTGTATGGAGATTACTTATTAATGAAGACGGTTCATTAACATCTAAAGTTGTTGATACAGATGATAAATCATTGCAAAAAGTATACAACCAAACTGTTAAAAAAGTCACTGAAGACTTTGAAACATTGAACTTCAATACAGCTATCAGTCAATTAATGGTATTCATCAATGAAAGTTACAAAGCAGAACAATTATATAAACCGTATGTTGAAGGTTTTGTAAAAATGTTAGCACCGATTGCACCTCATTTAGGTGAAGAGCTATGGTCAAAACTTGGTCATGATGAAACTATCACATACCAACCTTGGCCTGATTATGATGAAGCATTCCTTGTAGACGATGAAGTAGAAATTGTAATTCAAGTTAACGGTAAAGTAAGAGCAAAAGCATTTATCCCTAAAGATGCATCAAAAGAACAAATGGAAGACATTGCATTGACAAATGAAAATGTTAAATTAGATATTGGGGATAAAGACATTAAAAAAGTAATTGCCGTTCCTCAAAAATTAGTCAATATTGTTGCAAAATAATTAAGGAAGGGGAAATAAAAATGGAATCTATTACTACGGATGAATTAAAAAAGAAAATGTTAGAACATTCACCGGTACATGTTGTGGACGTAAGAACAGATGAGGAAACTGCTACTGGCATCATTCCGAATGCCACAACAATTCCAATGGATCAAATTCCAGATCACTTAGATGATTTTAATACTAATGATACGTATTACTTTGTTTGCGCTGCAGGAGTCAGAAGCGGCAGAGTAGTCGAATATTTGAATCAACATAAACCTGAAGTGCATGCAGTGAATGTCGAAGGCGGCATGAAAGCATGGGGAGACGAAGGTCTAGAAATAGATAGTATTTAATTAAAATTTGAGCCGAGTCAGTTAACAACTGGCCCGGCTTATTTTTATATTGCTTTTTAATTTTGACAGATACCAGCGTTCATTCCAGAAACACGTCCTGTAACTAATGCACTAGTGATATTATATCCTCCAGTATAGCCATGGATATCTAAAACTTCACCGCATAAAAATAATCCAGGTGTTATTTTAGACATCATTGTATGAGGCTCTATTTCTTTTATGGACACACCTCCGCCTGTGACAAATGCTTTTTCAATCGACAAGGTTCCATTGACTGTAAAAGTAAACGTTTTGAAAAGGTGTGCAATTTCAGCTATTTGTTGATTAGAAATATGATGGCCAGTTGTATCTTCTTCAACACCAGCTTGTTCTAAGATAAAGTTGAGATAACGTTCTTCAATCATTCCGCGTAAACTATTCTTTATATATTTATCAGGGGTATCATGAATTTGTTTTTTGATGCGATTTTGTAATTCATTTTCTTTTTCATCTGGAAATACATCCAATTGCATTTGGATTTCTTGTTTTTTCTGAGATTTTTGTTCTTTATATACAAACTGGCTGCATCTAAGCGCGCCAGGTCCACTTACACCAAAATGTGTAAAAAGCATATCCATACGATGTGTGATACGAGGTTTGCCGTTTTTTCTTAAAACAGATAATGAAACATCTTTTAGGCTCAAACCTTTTAATGTTTTTCTAATAATAAACGATTCTTTAGAAGTAATAGGCACTTCTGTAGGGAAAAGCTCTGTAATCGAATGGCCTAATCCTTTTGCGAATTTATATCCATCTCCAGTTGAACCGGTTTGGGGAACGCTTGTACCACCTGTAGCGATTACTACTGTTTTAGAAGTATACTCGTTGCCTTCAGCATCGGTGATGATAAAGAGATCGTCAGTCTTTTTGATATTTTTAATCGCTGTTTCTTCCAGTACTTCTACTTTATTTATGGATAATTCATTTATCAATGCATCAACGACATCCTGAGCACGATTCGAAACAGGAAACATTCGGCCATGATCTTCTTCTTTTAATTTAACGCCGCGTGATTCAAAAAATTCTATAATAGATTCATTATCAAATACTGAAAAGGGACTATAGAGGAATTTGCCATTTCCAGGTATATGGCGAATAATTTCATCGTAAGGCAGACGATTTGTAACGTTACAACGTCCGCCCCCAGATATTTTTAATTTTCTGCCAAGACCTTTTTTCTTTTCTATTAGTAAAACTTTATCTGAATGTTGGCTTGCGGCAGCAGCAGACATCAAACCGCTAGGTCCTCCGCCGATAACTATTGTTTGATACATGTTTAAATAATACACAATCTTCCTTAAATCGTTGAATATGTGTATTGTGCCTCCTTTAAATTTGATTTTTATTATGAAAATGCGTTAACGTAAATTCTCGAATGTATAATTGATTTACTTTACTGTTATATTATGGCATAGTCAAAACTGTTGTTTAATTCTTTGAATTTTCATTTCTGTTAAGGCTATTTTAGGCTATAATACATATGAAAAAAAGTAGTTGCCAACAATTGTTGGTGGTAAAATATAATTAAATCTTAATATCAGATAGGAAGAGTGTCATGAATGAAAGTCAAGAACTAGTAAGAGGGACCTTTCTACTTACGCTAAGTATATTGATTACCAAAATACTTGGTGTACTCTTTATTATACCGTTCTATGCGATTATAGGTGGAGAAGAGAATTTGGCCCCGTTCAACTATGCATATGCGCCTTATAACATCGCAATTGCAGTGGCAACAGCTGGTGTACCATTAGCCGCTTCTAAATATGTTGCTAAGTACAATGCAATAGGGGCATATCATGTCAGTCAGAAATTATATCGCTCAAGTTTTATAGTGATGAGTATTACAGGTGTGTTAGGTTTTATTATTTTATATGCCTTATCACCAATGATTGCGTCAGTAACATTAGCACATAAATCTAATGTTGAAGGTGGTTGGACTGTCGCTGATATCACTTGGATAATTAGAATTATCAGTATGGTAGTAATTTTCATCCCGCTGCTCGCTACTTGGCGCGGTGTATTCCAAGGTTATAAATCAATGGGACCTACTGCAGTTTCTGAAGTCACAGAACAAATCGCACGTATTATCTTTATTTTAGTAGGAAGCTATCTCGTTTTAAACGTTTTCCATGGTTCTGTTTTATTAGCCAATGGTGTTGCAACATTTGCTGCAGCAATCGGTGCTATTGCGGGTATTTTGACCCTTTGGTATTATTGGCGAAAAAGAAAACCGTTTATGGATGAAATGACGGCATCAGATCATACTGGTATCGACGTACCTTATACAAAAATGTATAAAGAAATCATTTCTTATAGTATTCCGTTTGTCATCGTGAGTTTGAACTTCCCATTATTTAACATCGTAGACCAATTAACACACAATAACGCATTAGATATTGCAGGGGTTCCTCAACAACTACACGATTACTTCTTTACAATTCTTAATATGACAACGAATAAAATTGTAATGATTCCAACATCTTTAGCAGCAGGTTTTGCAATCAGCTTGATTCCATACATTACAAAGACATATGAATCAGGCCAATTGCATGAAATGCATAGACAAATTCGTACGTCACTTGGGGTACTTATGTTTATTACAGTACCAGCAAGTTTAGGTATTATGGCACTTTCATCACCATTGTATACAGTATTCTACAGCTATAATGGTGACGGCAGTATGCTGCTATTTTATTATGCGCCAGTGGCTATATTAATTTCTCTATTAAGTATCACGGCTTCTATGCTGCAAGGTATCGATAAACAGAAATTAACGGTGTTTGTAATTGTTGCTGCAGTTGCTTTAAAAGCGTTATTAAATATTCCGCTAATAGTTGCATTCCATACAGCAGGAGCAATTTTAAGTACCGCTATTGCATTGTTGTTTGCAAATATCTGCAACTTCATTATTTTGAAAAAATATGCGAAATTTACATTTACAGAAACCTTGATTCAATTTGCTAAAATATTCATTTATGGTTTCATTATGATGATCGGTGTTGAATTAACATTTTGGTTATTACAACTATTTATTTCGCCACAATCAAAAATCGGCAGTTTAATCATTGTTGTTGCAGGAGTAATAGTCGGTATTGCCATTTATGGAGGTATCACATTGAAAACAAGATTAGCAGACCAATTCTTAGGAGATTTACCTGGTAAAATTCGTAGAAAGTTAAGAATTTCATAATGCGGCTAGATAAATTTTTAGCTAATATGGGTGTCGGTACGCGAAGCGAAGTAAAACAATTATTAAAGAAAAACCAGGTTCAAGTAAATGGCAAAAATGAAAAACAGAGTAAAGCACAAATCGATCCTCAGTCAGATGAAATTACTGTGAATGGAAATTTGATAGAGTATGTTGATAAAGTCTACATTATGCTGAATAAGCCGGCAGGTTATATCTCTGCAAC from Staphylococcus condimenti carries:
- a CDS encoding putative polysaccharide biosynthesis protein, coding for MNESQELVRGTFLLTLSILITKILGVLFIIPFYAIIGGEENLAPFNYAYAPYNIAIAVATAGVPLAASKYVAKYNAIGAYHVSQKLYRSSFIVMSITGVLGFIILYALSPMIASVTLAHKSNVEGGWTVADITWIIRIISMVVIFIPLLATWRGVFQGYKSMGPTAVSEVTEQIARIIFILVGSYLVLNVFHGSVLLANGVATFAAAIGAIAGILTLWYYWRKRKPFMDEMTASDHTGIDVPYTKMYKEIISYSIPFVIVSLNFPLFNIVDQLTHNNALDIAGVPQQLHDYFFTILNMTTNKIVMIPTSLAAGFAISLIPYITKTYESGQLHEMHRQIRTSLGVLMFITVPASLGIMALSSPLYTVFYSYNGDGSMLLFYYAPVAILISLLSITASMLQGIDKQKLTVFVIVAAVALKALLNIPLIVAFHTAGAILSTAIALLFANICNFIILKKYAKFTFTETLIQFAKIFIYGFIMMIGVELTFWLLQLFISPQSKIGSLIIVVAGVIVGIAIYGGITLKTRLADQFLGDLPGKIRRKLRIS